In the genome of Hymenobacter cellulosivorans, one region contains:
- a CDS encoding SMP-30/gluconolactonase/LRE family protein gives MMTPVPTSAPAVRVAVPAQAQLGEGALWNPLDQRLYWVDIEGQALHIFDPVTGHDRQLPTGSKVGTVVPAGPDSVLVALQSGLHRLHTGTGELTCLVNPLETPSLRFNDGKCDPAGRFWVGTLDMDGAEHQAALYRLDADGSLHTMLAGVSISNGLVWTQDQRTMYYVDTPTQSVQAFDYDHASGAITNGRVIIRIPEKDGSPDGMTIDADNHLWIALWGGAQVVCYDPASGEKLASVPVPAPHTTSCAFGGPGLTTLFITTARQDLTPEQLAQYPLSGNVFATEPGAVGVPANEYRGA, from the coding sequence ATGATGACGCCAGTCCCAACCTCCGCTCCGGCCGTGCGCGTGGCCGTGCCGGCCCAGGCCCAGCTGGGTGAAGGCGCGCTCTGGAACCCGCTCGACCAACGCCTGTACTGGGTTGATATCGAAGGACAGGCTCTCCACATTTTTGATCCAGTCACTGGCCACGACCGGCAGCTGCCGACTGGCTCCAAAGTGGGTACCGTGGTGCCGGCTGGCCCCGATTCTGTGCTGGTGGCCCTGCAAAGCGGTTTGCACCGGCTCCACACCGGTACCGGCGAACTGACTTGTTTGGTCAACCCGCTGGAAACTCCCAGTCTGCGCTTCAACGACGGGAAGTGCGACCCGGCCGGGCGGTTTTGGGTCGGTACGCTCGACATGGACGGCGCCGAGCACCAGGCTGCGCTGTACCGGCTCGATGCCGACGGCAGCCTGCACACCATGTTGGCCGGGGTTTCAATTTCCAATGGCTTGGTCTGGACCCAGGACCAACGCACGATGTACTACGTCGACACGCCCACCCAGTCGGTGCAGGCCTTCGACTACGACCACGCCAGCGGGGCTATTACCAACGGCCGCGTGATTATCCGGATTCCGGAAAAAGACGGCTCCCCCGACGGCATGACCATCGACGCCGACAACCACCTCTGGATTGCGCTCTGGGGTGGAGCCCAAGTGGTGTGCTACGACCCCGCCTCAGGTGAAAAGCTGGCTTCGGTGCCGGTACCCGCGCCGCATACCACTTCCTGTGCCTTTGGCGGTCCGGGCCTTACAACGCTGTTTATTACCACAGCCCGCCAGGATCTGACACCCGAGCAACTGGCCCAGTACCCGCTCAGCGGTAACGTCTTTGCCACTGAGCCCGGCGCCGTGGGCGTGCCCGCCAACGAGTACCGGGGCGCGTAA
- a CDS encoding YfiT family bacillithiol transferase has product METSLTDLQYPIGKPTLPDGPLTPTERTEYINQLAALPALLTAAARKAGGVRLENSYRPGGWSGRQVLHHVADVHQNFDMRFRLALTEENPTIRPFDMNAWNELPDVAASPVTVSLTLLEAVHSRWVTLLWHLTDEQWQRTFYHPSYQRAYTLEQALVQYSWHGRHHLAHIELLSREE; this is encoded by the coding sequence ATGGAAACGAGCCTGACCGACCTGCAATATCCCATTGGCAAGCCCACACTGCCCGACGGACCCCTAACGCCCACCGAGCGGACGGAATATATCAACCAGCTAGCCGCCTTGCCGGCCCTGCTCACCGCTGCGGCCCGCAAGGCTGGGGGTGTGCGCCTGGAAAACTCCTACCGCCCCGGCGGCTGGAGCGGCCGGCAGGTGCTGCACCACGTGGCCGACGTACACCAGAACTTCGACATGCGGTTTCGCCTGGCGCTGACCGAGGAGAATCCCACCATCCGCCCCTTCGACATGAATGCCTGGAATGAGCTGCCTGACGTGGCCGCCTCCCCCGTCACCGTGTCGCTGACCCTGCTGGAGGCCGTTCACTCGCGCTGGGTCACGCTGCTCTGGCACCTGACCGACGAGCAGTGGCAGCGCACCTTTTACCACCCCAGCTACCAGCGCGCCTACACCCTGGAGCAGGCCCTGGTACAATACAGCTGGCACGGCCGTCACCACCTGGCTCATATCGAGCTGCTGAGCCGGGAGGAGTAA
- a CDS encoding sensor histidine kinase, with translation MSPAEEEELPALDLRLTEENVEDLYEQAPCGYCSCLPDGTLVKINQTLLSWLGYAREELVARHCLQDLLTVGARLHYESFCAPLLLMQGQVREISYQLRRADGSLLPVLLSATLLRDTEGQPLVIRATLFDITERRKYEQELLRARAEAESQRMQLTVKNEQLTRINGELDNFVYTASHDLKQPASNMQGLFDELKRTASFHDPEAAHMLTMFDDALRQILGTIEGMTEVVQLQRQLDQVPRENIDLQEITEEIMRNLQPLQTGTVDFTLDFEAAPRLQMSRPALHSLLYNLLSNAVKYAHPERRPHVWVSSGRVAEGLMLSVRDNGLGIDLQRHGQELFQLFRRFHTQVPGSGVGLYLVNRLVRQAHGRLEVDSAVNEGTTFRIFLPA, from the coding sequence ATGAGCCCCGCTGAAGAAGAGGAGTTACCCGCCCTCGACCTGCGGCTCACGGAGGAAAACGTGGAAGACCTCTACGAGCAGGCCCCCTGCGGCTACTGCTCTTGCCTGCCCGATGGCACGCTGGTTAAAATCAATCAGACGCTGCTAAGCTGGCTGGGCTACGCTCGGGAAGAGCTGGTGGCCCGCCATTGCCTGCAGGATTTACTCACGGTGGGAGCCCGCCTGCACTACGAGTCGTTTTGCGCGCCGCTGCTGCTCATGCAGGGGCAGGTGCGGGAAATCAGCTACCAGCTCCGCCGCGCCGATGGCTCCTTGCTACCGGTGCTGCTGAGTGCCACGCTGCTTCGCGACACCGAAGGGCAACCCTTGGTAATCCGGGCCACGCTGTTCGACATCACCGAGCGGCGCAAGTACGAGCAGGAGCTGCTGCGGGCCCGGGCCGAGGCGGAAAGTCAGCGCATGCAGCTCACGGTCAAGAACGAGCAGCTGACCCGCATCAATGGAGAGCTCGACAACTTCGTATACACCGCCTCCCACGACCTCAAGCAGCCGGCCAGCAACATGCAGGGCTTGTTTGATGAGCTCAAGCGCACGGCCTCGTTTCACGACCCCGAAGCGGCCCACATGCTTACCATGTTCGACGATGCCCTGCGCCAGATTCTGGGCACCATCGAGGGCATGACCGAAGTGGTGCAGCTGCAGCGTCAGCTCGATCAGGTGCCCCGGGAAAACATTGATTTGCAGGAAATCACCGAGGAAATCATGCGCAACCTACAGCCCCTGCAAACCGGTACCGTCGATTTTACTCTCGACTTCGAGGCCGCTCCGCGCCTGCAGATGTCGCGCCCGGCCCTGCACAGCCTGCTCTACAACTTGCTCAGCAATGCCGTGAAGTATGCCCATCCCGAGCGGCGCCCGCACGTGTGGGTCAGCTCCGGCCGGGTCGCCGAGGGCCTGATGCTAAGTGTGCGCGACAATGGTTTGGGCATCGATTTGCAGCGCCACGGCCAGGAGTTATTCCAACTGTTCCGCCGCTTTCATACCCAGGTACCGGGCTCGGGCGTGGGCCTGTACCTAGTCAACCGGCTGGTGCGGCAGGCCCACGGCCGGCTGGAAGTCGACAGTGCGGTAAACGAAGGCACAACGTTCCGGATTTTTCTGCCAGCGTAA
- a CDS encoding T9SS type B sorting domain-containing protein, with the protein MFGSLLMLPLAARAQAPEFEMAVPVGTGPNAFSFIYDMVVDAAGNSYIVGEYEGTALYGSATITSAKTDILVVKVNPAGGVVWVAQAGGNYIDSGHAIARDAAGNLYITGTFLSPTISFGAISLVNSVDGLDFNSAEVFVAKLDPNGNWLWATKGGGVGADDSRDIAVDAGGNAYITGEYASAAVFGNVLLPAVIASGKPASDVFVAKINSQGAWQWAKSGGSRGGYMGSGITLDAGGNLLLAGQAYFNANTNGPFNLTTPGGFVAKLTDQGTLRWATSITGSLGGRGYGSFDHHGAPKIATDAAGNAYISGGFSGSITLGSIKLTASSATDAFVAKLNPAGTYQWGVRAGGAGDDCANNLAVDASGNCFVTGSFERTAQFGPLPSLTSLGDHDGFTAMLTSSGVWRWATPAAGRRTDNGICVAVGPGHTTYMSGEAFEYPVKLGTSPGLSINGPVFGKPSFVARMGAYNSLTLNGDSVVCRGGQVQLTATTTGTVTGYRWSTGATTASISVSQAGTYSVTATFAGGHTFTETHRVQSITPTVQITGGTAPLCPGSSATLAATATGARSLRWSTGATTPSISVSQPGTYSVTAQFSSGCAATTQVTVVGNGLSISGRQQLCPGQSTTLTATGSGAAVVGYRWRSGETTPTLRVGQAGTYAVTATFADGCSITQEHTVGPPVAKVASVSGDTLLCPNTTLRLTALNPDALTYQWSTGATTPDIIVTGPGYYKVLLTYSGGCTSRDSLLVQTAPLAPTFTLGPDTTLCLEKTLTLHAPALSGPGVTFRWSDGSTGSTLRVTQPGLYSLRITTPCDTRTASRNVAYESCFFAPNVITPNGDNRNDTFVINELSRGPWSLEIYSRWGKKVYQTNAYQNDWGRDAAPGVYYYLLRPAGSGPATKGWLEVVR; encoded by the coding sequence GTGTTTGGCAGCCTGCTGATGCTACCGCTGGCGGCCCGGGCCCAGGCTCCTGAGTTCGAAATGGCCGTACCCGTGGGTACTGGTCCTAATGCCTTTTCCTTCATCTACGATATGGTCGTAGACGCGGCCGGCAATAGCTATATCGTTGGCGAGTATGAAGGTACCGCCCTCTATGGCTCGGCCACGATTACATCGGCCAAAACCGACATTCTGGTCGTTAAGGTTAACCCGGCCGGCGGCGTGGTCTGGGTTGCCCAGGCCGGGGGAAATTATATTGATTCTGGTCATGCCATTGCGCGGGATGCGGCCGGCAACCTCTACATCACTGGTACGTTTCTGAGTCCAACAATTTCGTTCGGGGCCATTTCGCTCGTTAATTCCGTCGATGGCCTTGATTTCAACAGCGCCGAAGTATTTGTAGCGAAGCTGGACCCGAATGGCAACTGGCTCTGGGCAACCAAGGGCGGCGGTGTGGGCGCGGATGACAGCAGGGACATTGCGGTGGATGCCGGGGGCAACGCTTACATCACCGGTGAATATGCCTCCGCGGCGGTCTTTGGCAACGTTTTACTCCCGGCCGTAATTGCCAGCGGCAAACCAGCTTCGGATGTATTTGTAGCCAAAATCAATTCCCAGGGAGCCTGGCAGTGGGCTAAGTCAGGCGGTAGCCGGGGCGGCTACATGGGCAGCGGCATTACCCTTGATGCTGGGGGAAATCTACTGCTGGCCGGCCAGGCTTATTTCAACGCCAATACTAATGGCCCCTTCAATTTAACTACACCTGGCGGCTTTGTCGCTAAACTCACGGACCAAGGTACTTTACGCTGGGCTACTAGCATTACCGGAAGTCTTGGAGGGAGAGGCTACGGCTCCTTTGACCACCATGGAGCCCCAAAAATAGCTACTGATGCGGCGGGCAACGCGTATATTTCCGGGGGCTTTTCGGGCTCTATCACCCTGGGCTCAATCAAGTTGACTGCCTCTTCCGCCACTGATGCCTTCGTAGCGAAGCTCAACCCGGCCGGCACGTACCAATGGGGCGTACGGGCCGGAGGAGCCGGCGACGACTGTGCAAACAACCTGGCCGTGGACGCCAGCGGCAACTGCTTCGTAACGGGCTCTTTTGAACGCACGGCCCAGTTTGGCCCTCTACCCTCGCTTACTAGCCTAGGTGACCACGACGGGTTCACGGCCATGCTCACCTCCAGCGGTGTCTGGCGCTGGGCGACGCCGGCCGCGGGTCGCCGGACCGACAATGGTATCTGCGTTGCTGTAGGTCCGGGCCACACTACTTACATGAGCGGAGAAGCCTTTGAATATCCCGTCAAGCTCGGCACCAGCCCGGGCCTGAGCATCAACGGCCCCGTTTTTGGAAAACCGAGCTTCGTGGCCCGGATGGGGGCCTACAACAGCTTGACTCTCAACGGCGATTCAGTGGTATGCCGCGGCGGGCAGGTGCAGCTCACGGCCACCACTACCGGCACCGTAACGGGCTACCGCTGGAGCACTGGTGCTACTACGGCCAGCATCAGCGTCAGTCAGGCCGGCACGTATTCCGTTACGGCCACTTTTGCCGGGGGACATACCTTCACCGAAACGCACCGGGTGCAGAGCATTACGCCCACCGTCCAAATAACCGGCGGTACGGCACCGCTGTGCCCGGGCAGTTCGGCCACGCTGGCCGCCACGGCCACGGGCGCCCGCAGCCTGCGCTGGAGCACCGGGGCCACTACGCCCAGCATCAGCGTGAGCCAGCCGGGCACGTATTCGGTTACGGCCCAGTTCAGCTCCGGCTGCGCGGCTACAACTCAGGTGACCGTGGTGGGCAACGGGCTTAGCATCAGCGGGCGGCAGCAGCTGTGCCCGGGCCAAAGCACCACGCTTACCGCAACCGGCAGCGGCGCAGCCGTGGTGGGCTACCGCTGGAGAAGCGGCGAAACCACCCCGACGTTGCGCGTGGGCCAGGCAGGCACCTACGCCGTGACGGCCACTTTTGCCGATGGCTGCAGCATCACCCAAGAACACACGGTGGGCCCGCCGGTAGCGAAGGTAGCTTCCGTGAGCGGCGATACGTTGCTGTGCCCCAACACCACGCTTCGCCTCACAGCCCTAAACCCCGACGCGCTGACCTACCAGTGGAGTACCGGCGCCACCACGCCCGATATCATCGTCACGGGGCCGGGGTACTACAAAGTGCTGCTCACCTACTCGGGCGGCTGCACCAGCCGCGACTCCCTGCTGGTACAAACCGCCCCGCTGGCCCCCACTTTCACGCTCGGCCCCGATACGACGCTGTGCCTGGAAAAAACCCTGACCCTGCATGCCCCTGCCCTCAGCGGCCCCGGCGTCACGTTTCGCTGGTCGGATGGCTCTACCGGCTCCACGCTGCGGGTCACGCAGCCGGGCTTGTATTCGCTGCGCATTACCACGCCTTGTGATACGCGCACGGCCAGCCGCAACGTGGCCTACGAATCCTGCTTTTTTGCGCCCAACGTTATTACGCCCAATGGTGACAACCGTAACGACACCTTCGTTATCAACGAGTTGAGCCGCGGCCCCTGGAGCCTAGAAATCTATTCGCGCTGGGGCAAAAAGGTCTACCAGACCAACGCTTACCAGAACGACTGGGGTCGGGACGCGGCCCCGGGCGTTTATTATTACCTGCTCCGCCCGGCCGGTTCCGGCCCGGCCACCAAGGGCTGGCTGGAGGTAGTGCGGTAA
- the purU gene encoding formyltetrahydrofolate deformylase: protein MSTSAAPASHILLIRCSDEPGLVYKITGVLFARGLNIIRNGEFVERADNTFFMRTEFAGAFDAEALVQELRQALPAAADIRLSDNRAKNIVLMATKEHHCLSELLVRHAFGELNARVLAVISNYPKLGDITRQFGLPFHHISHEGKTREAHEQEVLDVLAGYQPEFVVLAKYMRILSSEFVAHYANRLINIHHSFLPAFVGASPYAQAYARGVKIIGATAHFVNEQLDQGPIIAQSVIPIDHTQSASEMAQAGRDVEKIVLARSLQLVFAEQVFVHHNKTIIFD, encoded by the coding sequence GTGTCTACTTCTGCTGCTCCCGCGTCCCATATCCTGCTGATTCGCTGCTCCGATGAGCCCGGTTTGGTGTACAAAATCACCGGGGTGCTGTTTGCCCGCGGCCTGAATATTATCCGCAACGGGGAGTTTGTGGAGCGGGCCGACAACACGTTTTTCATGCGCACCGAGTTTGCCGGAGCCTTCGACGCCGAAGCCTTGGTTCAGGAGCTGCGCCAGGCCCTGCCCGCCGCGGCCGACATCCGCCTGTCGGACAACCGGGCCAAGAACATCGTGCTGATGGCGACCAAGGAGCACCACTGCCTGAGCGAACTGCTGGTGCGCCACGCCTTCGGGGAACTCAACGCCCGGGTGCTGGCCGTCATCAGCAACTACCCCAAGCTCGGCGACATCACCCGGCAGTTTGGCCTGCCGTTTCACCACATCAGCCACGAGGGCAAAACCCGTGAGGCCCACGAGCAGGAAGTGCTGGACGTGCTGGCTGGCTACCAGCCCGAATTTGTAGTGCTGGCCAAGTACATGCGGATTCTGTCGTCGGAATTTGTGGCCCATTACGCCAACCGGCTCATCAACATTCACCACTCGTTTCTGCCCGCTTTTGTGGGCGCCAGCCCCTACGCCCAGGCGTATGCGCGGGGCGTGAAAATCATTGGAGCCACGGCCCACTTCGTAAACGAGCAGCTCGACCAGGGCCCCATCATTGCCCAGAGCGTCATCCCGATTGACCATACCCAGAGCGCCAGCGAAATGGCCCAGGCCGGGCGCGACGTGGAGAAAATCGTACTAGCCCGCTCCCTGCAACTGGTCTTTGCCGAGCAGGTATTCGTGCACCACAACAAGACAATTATCTTCGACTGA
- a CDS encoding 2-dehydro-3-deoxygalactonokinase, with translation MDELTHFLSCDWGTSSFRLKLVELPGLRVVATSKSDEGNAATFAKWQETKQPDDRRLGFYLQILAGHAQKIEQEFGRPLSGVPVVISGMASSTVGMLELPYKALPFAVDGSDLDTKLLPASADFAHPVLLISGVKSEDDVMRGEEVQLVGCGFAATEQEQLFLHPGTHAKHVTIRQGQATELKTYMTGEFFALLSKQSILASAVEKADDFQRPEHRQAFEQGVQASQAENLLHNAFLVRTNQLFDKRSKPENFFFLSGLLIGSELSTFPPGFRGPVVLAGEEALVQHYKAALQLLGITERLTSLTIKGAEEVTLQGQAAVLQRLRKSGQLTNSKPAE, from the coding sequence ATGGACGAATTAACGCACTTTCTGAGCTGTGACTGGGGCACGTCGTCGTTTCGGCTGAAGCTGGTGGAGCTGCCCGGTTTGCGGGTGGTAGCCACCTCGAAATCGGACGAGGGCAACGCGGCCACCTTTGCCAAGTGGCAGGAAACTAAGCAGCCAGATGACCGGCGCCTGGGCTTCTACCTCCAGATTCTGGCTGGGCATGCGCAGAAAATCGAGCAGGAGTTTGGCCGCCCGCTGAGCGGCGTGCCGGTCGTCATTTCGGGTATGGCCTCCTCCACGGTGGGCATGCTGGAATTGCCCTACAAAGCCCTGCCCTTCGCCGTGGACGGCTCCGACCTCGACACCAAGCTGCTGCCCGCCTCGGCTGATTTTGCCCACCCGGTGCTGCTCATTTCGGGGGTTAAGAGTGAGGACGACGTGATGCGGGGCGAGGAAGTGCAGCTCGTGGGCTGCGGCTTTGCCGCTACCGAGCAGGAGCAGTTGTTTCTGCACCCGGGCACTCACGCCAAGCACGTTACCATTCGCCAGGGCCAGGCTACGGAGCTGAAAACCTACATGACCGGGGAGTTTTTCGCCCTGCTTTCCAAGCAAAGCATTCTGGCCTCGGCCGTGGAAAAAGCCGACGACTTCCAGCGGCCCGAACACCGGCAGGCTTTCGAACAAGGCGTGCAGGCCAGCCAGGCCGAAAACCTGCTGCACAACGCCTTTCTGGTGCGTACCAACCAACTGTTTGACAAGCGCAGCAAGCCCGAGAACTTCTTTTTTCTCAGCGGCCTGCTTATTGGCTCTGAGCTAAGTACGTTTCCCCCTGGCTTCCGCGGCCCGGTGGTGCTGGCCGGCGAAGAAGCCCTGGTGCAGCACTACAAAGCGGCTCTGCAACTGCTGGGCATTACCGAGCGGCTAACTTCCCTGACCATCAAAGGTGCCGAGGAAGTTACTTTGCAAGGTCAGGCCGCGGTGCTGCAGCGCCTGCGCAAGTCGGGCCAGCTTACCAACTCAAAACCCGCTGAATGA
- a CDS encoding alpha/beta fold hydrolase has translation MDVLRRNNVTVSGSGTQTMVLVHGFGCDQHMWRLVAPAFETHYRVVLLDLVGAGQSELAAYEPARYNTLAAHAADILEVLAALDLRGVVFVGHSVSAMIGVLAAIREPARFAQLVLVAPSPRYLNDAGYTGGFEPTDIDELLHAMDSNYLGWSGAITPVIMGHPERPELSAELNNSFCRTDPTIARHFARVTFLSDNRADLPLVRTPALILQCAHDALAPLAVGYYLQQHLPAAELVILDTSGHCPHLSAPQATIAAMFHFLGLGASQPDEPR, from the coding sequence ATGGATGTTCTAAGGCGCAATAATGTCACTGTTTCCGGGTCGGGTACGCAGACCATGGTGCTGGTTCACGGCTTCGGCTGCGACCAGCACATGTGGCGCCTGGTGGCTCCGGCCTTCGAGACCCACTACCGCGTGGTGCTGCTCGATCTGGTAGGGGCGGGGCAGTCGGAGCTGGCCGCCTACGAGCCCGCGCGCTACAACACACTGGCCGCCCACGCCGCCGACATCCTCGAAGTACTGGCTGCCCTCGACCTGCGCGGCGTGGTATTCGTCGGGCATTCGGTGAGTGCCATGATTGGGGTGCTGGCCGCTATTCGGGAGCCCGCCCGCTTTGCCCAGCTGGTGCTGGTGGCGCCCTCACCCCGCTACCTCAACGACGCGGGCTACACCGGCGGCTTCGAGCCAACCGACATCGACGAGCTGCTGCACGCCATGGACAGCAACTACCTGGGGTGGTCGGGGGCCATTACGCCCGTCATCATGGGCCACCCCGAGCGGCCCGAGCTCAGTGCTGAGCTCAACAACAGCTTCTGCCGCACCGACCCCACCATTGCCCGCCACTTTGCCCGCGTCACGTTTCTGTCCGACAACCGCGCCGATTTGCCCCTGGTGCGCACCCCAGCCCTGATTTTGCAGTGCGCCCACGATGCCCTGGCGCCGCTGGCCGTGGGCTATTACCTGCAGCAGCACCTGCCCGCCGCCGAGCTGGTTATTCTCGACACGTCGGGCCACTGCCCGCATTTGAGCGCGCCCCAGGCTACCATAGCGGCCATGTTTCACTTTCTAGGCCTTGGGGCCTCGCAGCCAGATGAGCCCCGCTGA
- a CDS encoding T9SS type A sorting domain-containing protein, giving the protein MKYYLPAALLLGALLTGLTATAQTGPITLTQANFPANATAVDRYLPMHGALHPGFVLPQPGPGQVWDYSTLTADSSALEQTYLPPPATGPFAAATRSYVLPAPSTQNYALPHLGLWTSFTGQGFDVFTPSVLPGIGNPPVTIGSYPQQQWAIERADRTPGDFLQLPAQNGWYESRIYPPLPLTATSSERGIYHTIHRMEVTVRDLGLNAAKVRVAHHVTTQTDVVGYGTLKLPKPAGGSVSVPVLMVRTHILTLDTAYINRQLAPAVVLQALRMEQAVQRRDIYQTAFYRENSSQPALLLYHTNASFSTLRNYFSIWFSGEDNLRVITGVRPVQARAGTLQVYPNPVTDGRLTLELPGEQQAVQLIVRDALGRQVATGATLTGQPSTVLRELRAGLYVVEATTPVGQRSTVRVRVE; this is encoded by the coding sequence ATGAAGTATTATCTACCCGCAGCGCTGCTTCTGGGGGCCCTGCTGACTGGCTTAACGGCCACTGCCCAAACGGGACCTATTACGCTCACGCAAGCCAACTTCCCGGCCAACGCCACGGCCGTAGACCGGTATCTGCCCATGCACGGCGCGCTGCACCCGGGCTTCGTGCTGCCCCAGCCGGGCCCCGGGCAGGTGTGGGATTACAGCACGCTTACGGCCGACTCCTCAGCACTGGAGCAGACGTATCTGCCGCCACCCGCTACCGGTCCTTTTGCCGCTGCCACGCGCAGCTATGTTTTACCCGCCCCAAGCACTCAGAACTATGCCTTGCCCCACCTCGGGCTCTGGACCAGCTTTACCGGACAAGGGTTTGATGTCTTTACTCCCAGCGTCCTGCCAGGTATAGGTAATCCTCCAGTTACGATTGGTTCTTACCCTCAGCAACAGTGGGCTATTGAACGTGCTGACAGAACCCCGGGTGATTTTCTGCAGTTGCCGGCCCAGAATGGTTGGTACGAAAGTCGTATTTACCCGCCCCTGCCACTTACCGCTACCTCCTCGGAACGAGGCATTTATCACACTATACACCGAATGGAAGTAACCGTGCGGGATTTAGGTCTGAACGCGGCTAAAGTGCGGGTGGCGCATCACGTAACCACTCAGACCGACGTGGTTGGCTACGGCACGCTGAAGCTTCCCAAGCCGGCGGGAGGCAGCGTCTCCGTGCCGGTTCTGATGGTGCGCACTCATATTCTGACGCTCGATACTGCCTACATCAACCGTCAGCTGGCGCCGGCCGTGGTATTGCAGGCCCTGCGCATGGAGCAGGCCGTGCAGCGCCGCGACATTTACCAGACGGCTTTCTACCGCGAAAATTCTTCCCAGCCGGCCCTGCTGCTCTACCATACCAACGCCAGTTTCAGCACGCTGCGCAACTATTTCAGCATCTGGTTTTCGGGCGAAGACAACCTGCGCGTAATTACTGGGGTGCGCCCGGTCCAGGCCAGGGCCGGCACCCTGCAAGTATACCCGAATCCCGTAACGGATGGCCGCCTGACGCTGGAGCTGCCCGGGGAGCAGCAAGCCGTGCAGCTCATAGTGCGCGACGCCCTGGGCCGGCAGGTGGCTACCGGAGCAACCCTTACCGGCCAGCCGAGCACCGTGCTGCGAGAGTTGCGCGCGGGTCTGTACGTAGTGGAGGCTACCACCCCGGTCGGGCAGCGCAGCACCGTGCGGGTACGGGTTGAATAA
- the dgoD gene encoding galactonate dehydratase yields MKITGFKLYQVPPRWLFLKIETDEGLVGWGEPVIEGKAATVATAVQELMGNLLGKSPLPIEDHWNVLYRGGFYRGGPILMSALAGIDQALWDIKGKFFNAPIYQLLGGLARDTMRVYSWIGGDRPHDVGLAAQGMVDKGFTAIKMNATDEMGYLDSYAKIDAAVARIAAVRAVDPYLGIGVDFHGRVHKPMAKILAKELEPFRPMFIEEPVLAENNEALRDIARHTSIPIATGERMFSRWDFKQLLIDGYADIIQPDLSHAGGITECKKIISMAEAFDVAAAPHCPLGPIALAACLQVDATCHNAFIQEQSLGIHYNVGNDLLDYLVDPTVFEYHNGYANIPTGPGLGIEINEEYVKQRAQIGHNWKNPVWRNTDGSVAEW; encoded by the coding sequence ATGAAAATCACCGGTTTTAAGCTGTATCAGGTGCCGCCACGCTGGCTGTTTCTCAAAATCGAAACCGATGAAGGCCTCGTGGGCTGGGGCGAACCGGTGATTGAGGGCAAGGCCGCCACCGTGGCCACGGCCGTGCAGGAGCTGATGGGCAACCTGCTGGGCAAAAGTCCGCTGCCCATCGAGGACCACTGGAACGTGCTCTACCGGGGTGGCTTTTACCGGGGTGGCCCGATTCTGATGAGCGCCCTGGCCGGCATCGACCAGGCCCTGTGGGACATCAAGGGCAAGTTTTTCAACGCCCCTATCTACCAGCTGCTCGGCGGTCTGGCCCGCGACACGATGCGGGTTTACTCCTGGATTGGCGGCGACCGGCCCCACGACGTGGGTTTGGCGGCCCAGGGCATGGTCGACAAGGGCTTCACGGCCATCAAGATGAATGCCACCGACGAGATGGGCTACCTGGATAGCTACGCCAAGATTGACGCCGCCGTGGCCCGCATTGCCGCCGTACGTGCCGTGGATCCGTATTTGGGCATCGGGGTGGATTTTCACGGGCGGGTGCACAAGCCCATGGCCAAGATTCTGGCCAAGGAGCTGGAGCCGTTCCGGCCGATGTTTATTGAAGAGCCGGTGCTGGCCGAAAACAACGAGGCCCTGCGCGACATTGCCCGCCACACGTCCATTCCCATTGCCACCGGCGAAAGGATGTTTTCCCGCTGGGACTTCAAGCAGCTGCTCATCGACGGCTACGCCGACATTATTCAGCCCGACCTCTCGCACGCCGGCGGCATCACCGAGTGCAAGAAAATCATCAGCATGGCCGAGGCTTTCGACGTGGCCGCGGCCCCCCACTGCCCGCTCGGGCCCATTGCCCTGGCCGCCTGCCTGCAAGTGGATGCCACCTGCCACAACGCTTTTATTCAGGAACAGAGTCTGGGTATTCACTACAACGTGGGCAATGACCTGCTCGATTACCTCGTGGACCCGACCGTGTTTGAGTACCACAACGGCTACGCCAACATCCCGACCGGGCCGGGGCTGGGCATCGAAATCAACGAGGAATATGTGAAGCAACGCGCCCAAATCGGGCACAACTGGAAGAACCCGGTGTGGCGCAACACCGACGGCAGCGTGGCCGAATGGTAG